One Streptomyces mobaraensis NBRC 13819 = DSM 40847 DNA segment encodes these proteins:
- a CDS encoding MinD/ParA family protein: MSVPPVTHPAGPPQHAKRPPLTATPPTPAIPATPGAPGAPATPSTHSAPATPATHRAPATPTTPTPSPAVLLKSRARHGDPAARRVARALRRLTGGSVAREVEHTARIAETLQQPVTTGRQIAVTGIRGGAGKTTVTALLGRTYAHFRQDPVLMLEADAALGTLPARLGAPDARWTCGDLARIITPSMQLTDVIGYLVQSPGGGWLLPGSQGRVGARLELAEYRAVMLALRRYFGITVVDCDSLPSELSRTALVAAQARVLVTPATVEGVVATRAVLDWMATLRRGGLLRRTVVVVTEGAPHTAIDLSAAREALGVDGVSVRALRYDRHLAAGGAVRTELLARRTHDEVTELAADVLDRSLGRGDRGGRPS; the protein is encoded by the coding sequence GTGTCCGTTCCACCCGTCACCCACCCCGCCGGACCACCGCAGCACGCGAAAAGGCCGCCCCTCACCGCCACCCCACCGACACCCGCCATACCTGCCACACCCGGCGCACCCGGCGCACCCGCCACCCCCAGTACGCACAGTGCCCCCGCCACCCCCGCCACGCACCGTGCCCCCGCCACGCCCACCACCCCCACCCCGTCCCCGGCCGTCCTGCTCAAGTCCCGCGCCCGGCACGGCGATCCGGCCGCCCGCCGCGTCGCCCGTGCCCTTCGGCGGCTGACCGGCGGCTCCGTCGCCCGGGAGGTGGAGCACACGGCACGGATCGCCGAGACGCTCCAGCAACCGGTCACCACCGGACGGCAGATCGCGGTGACGGGCATCCGGGGCGGGGCCGGCAAGACCACGGTCACGGCCCTCCTCGGCCGGACCTACGCGCACTTCCGGCAGGATCCCGTGCTGATGCTGGAGGCGGACGCCGCGCTCGGCACCCTGCCCGCCCGACTCGGCGCGCCCGACGCGCGGTGGACCTGCGGCGACCTCGCGCGGATCATCACGCCGTCCATGCAGCTCACCGACGTCATCGGGTACCTGGTGCAGTCGCCCGGCGGCGGCTGGCTGCTGCCCGGCAGCCAGGGCCGGGTCGGCGCCCGGCTGGAACTGGCCGAGTACCGGGCCGTCATGCTCGCCCTGCGCCGGTACTTCGGGATCACCGTCGTCGACTGCGACTCGCTGCCGAGCGAACTGTCCCGTACCGCGCTGGTGGCCGCGCAGGCCCGGGTTCTCGTCACGCCCGCCACCGTCGAGGGCGTGGTGGCTACCCGTGCCGTCCTCGACTGGATGGCGACGTTGCGACGCGGCGGGCTGCTGCGGCGGACGGTGGTGGTCGTGACGGAAGGGGCGCCGCATACCGCGATCGACCTCTCCGCCGCCCGCGAGGCGCTGGGCGTCGACGGGGTGTCGGTGCGCGCGCTCCGCTACGACCGCCACCTCGCGGCGGGCGGCGCCGTCAGGACGGAGTTGCTCGCCCGGCGCACCCATGACGAGGTCACGGAGCTCGCCGCGGACGTCTTGGACCGGTCCCTCGGGCGGGGCGACCGAGGTGGGCGCCCGTCATGA
- a CDS encoding type VII secretion protein EccC yields MTTRIVHRPARTTRPPAPFPERVVEPPPNLPEGRVGGALHSLMPVAGVMSSVVMMTVVRNSQFAAIGALVLAVTVIGSVGLLLSQRGKAQRTRRRQRERYLEYLEGLREELTAEERAHRAAARLLDPAPAALHDLVRDPARLWERRRTDPDFLRVRMGTGRMPVRTLVIGASGGGVLTPPDPFMLNEAGALAHRFGIAADLPLTVPLDRAGNVSVVGERRDVLRVARALLVQTAAAHAPDDVALALACPPDRLPDWEWLKWLPHVLDPGRRDGPVPARRIGSGPTELALLLRDELRDRTAYAAEARRGLAGADARNLLGRMLVVSDGHGADAVELPRPDETVPLGELGVTVLHLVAERVQEPGEVALRITVNGDRVRVEDLRSPGAPAGTGDVDPVSAAEAEGLARALAPVRLSAESVVDAPLAGPVDFTGLLGLDDPAVPDPRALWRPRGERAFLRVPIGVDDAGEPVLLDLKESSEFGMGPHGLCVGATGSGKSELLRTLVLGLVSSHAPEDLALVLVDYKGGATFAPFADLPHVAGVITNLEHRAGLVERVHTSLAGEVRRRQQALREAGNLADIGQYRAARASRPELEPMPHLFVVIDEFGELLTERPDFGDLFLSIGRIGRSIGVHLLLASQRIESGKLKGLETYLSYRLGLRTFSAEESRTVLDTPDAFRLPPLPGFGYLKVDTSVYRRFKAGFVSGPYRGPAVLDADEAGPVVRPYPAVSAPEEPPAAPGEPSERHRAPGPTLMSVLVDRLCDAAPPTRAVWLPPLPRTVPLDACAPPPADGRRRADLDGPMRLPLGLLDDPARQWQGRWVFDLTVSGGHAAVIGGPQTGKTTLLRSLVLSLALTHAPRDVAVYALDLAGGGLAPLAGLPHVGGVAGRADTERVTRTVEEVRLMLDERAELFREHGIDSVEHLRELRARGGVPELSSTEVVLVVDGFGALRDGFGGPFDALEDAVTDILKRGGGYGVHVVASMLRWNDVRIATQAAFGTRVELRLNDPGDSGIDRKLAASLTPDEPGRVLTDGRLFAQTALPRLDARPTTAGLAAAVEEAVAAIRAAWPGEGVRRVRVLPTRLPSAELPSPAEEPFRVPIGVDQAALRPVSLDLFGADQHLLVLGDGECGKTNLLRLVAQGLMARRSDEEIVFAVMDPRRGLHAVVPEPYRGGYATNSRVCEGLSSVIATELDKRMPDGTQPSGPTDRHPGPKIVVLVDDYDALAAAGQQPLAPFLPFVPAAVDIGLHFVVARRVAGASRALYEPFLMALRESGATALVMAGDRQEGQLFPGVHAAPQPPGRGFLVRRGAAARLVQTALADGEPA; encoded by the coding sequence ATGACCACCAGGATCGTGCACCGTCCCGCCCGTACGACCCGGCCGCCGGCGCCGTTTCCGGAACGGGTCGTGGAGCCGCCGCCGAACCTCCCGGAGGGCAGGGTCGGCGGGGCGCTGCACTCGTTGATGCCGGTGGCGGGCGTCATGAGTTCGGTCGTCATGATGACGGTGGTCCGCAACAGCCAGTTCGCGGCGATCGGCGCGCTCGTCCTCGCCGTCACGGTCATCGGTTCGGTGGGGCTGCTGCTGTCGCAGCGAGGGAAGGCGCAGCGCACACGGAGGCGCCAGCGGGAGCGGTATCTGGAGTATCTGGAGGGGCTCCGGGAGGAGCTCACCGCGGAGGAGCGGGCCCACCGGGCCGCCGCCCGGCTGCTCGACCCGGCTCCGGCCGCCCTGCACGACCTGGTGCGCGACCCGGCACGGCTGTGGGAGCGGCGGCGTACGGATCCGGACTTCCTCAGGGTGCGCATGGGGACCGGGCGGATGCCGGTGCGCACGCTCGTGATCGGCGCTTCGGGAGGCGGCGTGCTGACGCCCCCGGACCCGTTCATGCTCAACGAGGCCGGTGCGCTCGCCCATCGGTTCGGGATCGCCGCGGACCTCCCGCTCACCGTGCCCCTGGACCGGGCCGGCAACGTCAGCGTCGTCGGGGAGCGCCGCGACGTCCTGCGCGTCGCCCGCGCGTTGCTCGTCCAGACGGCCGCGGCGCACGCTCCGGACGACGTCGCCCTGGCGCTGGCCTGCCCCCCGGACCGGCTGCCCGACTGGGAATGGCTCAAATGGCTGCCGCACGTCCTCGATCCGGGGAGGCGCGACGGCCCGGTACCCGCCCGCCGGATCGGCTCCGGGCCCACCGAACTGGCCCTGCTGCTCCGGGACGAGCTGCGCGACCGCACGGCGTACGCCGCCGAGGCCCGGCGCGGCCTCGCGGGCGCGGACGCCCGTAACCTGCTCGGCCGGATGCTCGTCGTCAGCGACGGGCACGGCGCGGACGCCGTGGAACTCCCCCGGCCCGACGAGACGGTGCCCCTCGGGGAGCTGGGCGTCACCGTCCTGCATCTGGTGGCCGAGCGCGTACAGGAACCGGGGGAGGTCGCCCTGCGCATCACCGTAAACGGCGACCGCGTGCGGGTGGAGGATCTCCGGTCGCCGGGCGCGCCCGCCGGCACCGGCGACGTCGATCCCGTGTCCGCCGCGGAGGCCGAAGGGCTCGCCCGGGCGCTGGCCCCGGTCCGGCTGTCCGCCGAGTCCGTCGTCGACGCGCCGCTCGCCGGACCCGTCGACTTCACCGGCCTGCTGGGCCTCGACGATCCGGCCGTCCCCGACCCGCGTGCCCTGTGGCGGCCCCGGGGTGAACGGGCCTTCCTGCGCGTGCCCATCGGGGTGGACGACGCGGGCGAACCCGTGCTGCTCGATCTCAAGGAGTCGTCGGAGTTCGGCATGGGTCCGCACGGGCTCTGCGTGGGGGCGACCGGGTCGGGCAAGAGCGAGCTGCTGCGCACGCTGGTGCTCGGGCTCGTCTCCTCCCATGCTCCGGAGGACCTGGCCCTGGTCCTCGTCGACTACAAGGGCGGCGCCACCTTCGCCCCGTTCGCCGACCTGCCACACGTCGCCGGCGTCATCACCAATCTGGAGCACCGCGCGGGGCTGGTGGAGCGGGTGCACACCTCGCTCGCCGGGGAGGTGCGCCGCCGCCAGCAGGCGCTGCGGGAGGCGGGCAATCTGGCCGATATCGGGCAGTACCGGGCGGCTCGGGCCTCGCGCCCCGAGCTGGAGCCGATGCCGCATCTCTTCGTGGTCATCGACGAGTTCGGGGAACTGCTCACCGAACGCCCGGACTTCGGCGACCTCTTCCTGTCGATCGGCCGCATCGGCCGGTCCATCGGCGTCCACTTGCTGCTCGCCAGCCAGCGCATCGAGAGCGGGAAGCTGAAGGGGCTGGAGACCTACCTCTCCTACCGGCTCGGCCTCCGCACGTTCTCCGCCGAGGAGAGCCGGACGGTGCTGGACACCCCCGACGCGTTCCGGCTGCCTCCCCTGCCCGGATTCGGCTACCTCAAGGTCGACACGAGCGTGTACCGGCGGTTCAAGGCGGGCTTCGTCTCGGGGCCGTACCGGGGCCCGGCCGTCCTGGACGCGGACGAGGCCGGTCCGGTCGTCCGCCCCTACCCCGCCGTCAGCGCGCCGGAAGAGCCGCCGGCCGCGCCGGGTGAGCCTTCCGAGCGACACCGCGCGCCCGGCCCCACGCTGATGTCGGTGCTGGTGGACCGCCTGTGCGACGCCGCGCCGCCCACCCGCGCGGTCTGGCTGCCGCCCCTGCCGCGTACCGTGCCGCTCGACGCCTGCGCCCCGCCGCCCGCCGACGGCCGCCGCCGTGCCGACCTCGACGGTCCGATGAGGCTGCCGCTCGGACTACTCGACGATCCGGCCCGGCAGTGGCAGGGCCGCTGGGTCTTCGACCTGACGGTCTCCGGTGGGCACGCCGCCGTCATCGGCGGCCCGCAGACCGGCAAGACGACGCTGCTGCGCTCCTTGGTGCTGTCGCTGGCTCTGACACACGCCCCGCGCGACGTCGCCGTGTACGCGCTCGACCTGGCGGGGGGAGGGTTGGCACCGCTCGCCGGGCTTCCCCACGTGGGCGGTGTGGCGGGGCGCGCGGACACCGAACGCGTCACCCGTACCGTCGAGGAGGTGCGCCTGATGCTCGACGAACGGGCGGAGCTCTTCCGCGAGCACGGCATCGACTCCGTGGAGCACCTGCGCGAACTCCGGGCCCGCGGCGGGGTGCCCGAGCTGTCCTCCACCGAGGTCGTGCTGGTCGTCGACGGCTTCGGCGCCCTGCGCGACGGCTTCGGCGGTCCGTTCGACGCGCTGGAGGACGCCGTGACCGACATCCTCAAACGCGGCGGCGGCTACGGCGTGCACGTCGTCGCGTCGATGCTCCGCTGGAACGACGTCCGCATCGCCACCCAGGCGGCCTTCGGCACCCGCGTCGAGCTGCGGCTGAACGATCCGGGCGACAGCGGCATCGACCGGAAGCTCGCCGCCTCCCTGACCCCTGACGAGCCGGGCCGGGTGCTCACCGACGGCAGACTGTTCGCCCAGACCGCGCTGCCCCGTCTCGACGCGCGGCCCACGACGGCCGGGCTGGCGGCCGCGGTCGAGGAGGCGGTGGCGGCGATCCGGGCGGCGTGGCCCGGCGAGGGCGTACGACGGGTGCGCGTCCTGCCCACCCGCCTCCCCTCGGCGGAGCTCCCCTCCCCGGCGGAGGAGCCGTTCCGTGTCCCCATCGGCGTCGACCAGGCGGCGCTGCGCCCGGTCTCCCTCGACCTGTTCGGGGCCGACCAGCACCTGCTCGTCCTCGGCGACGGCGAGTGCGGGAAGACGAACCTGCTGCGGCTGGTCGCCCAGGGGCTGATGGCACGCCGGAGCGACGAGGAGATCGTCTTCGCGGTGATGGATCCGCGCCGAGGCCTGCACGCCGTCGTCCCGGAGCCCTACCGCGGTGGATACGCGACGAACTCCCGGGTCTGCGAAGGGCTGTCGTCCGTCATCGCCACCGAGCTGGACAAGCGGATGCCCGACGGGACCCAGCCGTCCGGGCCCACCGACCGGCATCCCGGGCCGAAGATCGTCGTGCTCGTGGACGACTACGACGCCCTCGCGGCGGCGGGGCAGCAGCCGCTGGCGCCGTTCCTGCCGTTCGTCCCGGCGGCGGTGGACATCGGGCTGCACTTCGTCGTGGCCCGGCGGGTGGCCGGGGCCTCCCGAGCGCTGTACGAACCGTTCCTGATGGCCCTCCGGGAGAGCGGCGCCACCGCCCTGGTGATGGCGGGCGACCGGCAGGAGGGACAGCTGTTCCCCGGGGTCCATGCCGCGCCGCAGCCGCCGGGGCGCGGATTCCTCGTGCGCCGGGGCGCGGCGGCGCGGTTGGTCCAGACGGCCCTGGCGGACGGAGAACCCGCGTGA
- a CDS encoding DUF6177 family protein produces the protein MTKDVIALTEGVPDPWSVAAALLAGGPEPGVRTTGRGAVLQLCDRDGVPLVSVESPLEVRVPGEAERLLGVPLGDGIGWWTEIRAATGVPGAERLAGAVATRLTGLLGGAVWPPDVSTEDGLVDVSDVTATEPPELPAVDVVTERAAVILQDRPLVAMTSRLSEALRTSADTDRGLQIVTPGGSRLSLPTRTLLTGPPTRWVVRDERCGYYDGLSGAVLHWRDGSFAPAADARGETLVADAFREVGHTGERQLVVAFRTALPATEDLVLGGGVEAAWRALTGGPPAGWGAAEPAGLPWSREELTSLARRRSPRPTWLVVVGAADRPGIATLRVDRAPEGVAEEVTLALGYGPGERPPVDALPELADALASRSGLRSLLCQLRPARSDLSVPPWYEAPPVPLAFALGPEGVRDIGLARAARPPLAGSPLRVGPGGRPGLYYPLGDGSSHGDGWSALDRLTRHLRGAAPVTA, from the coding sequence GTGACGAAGGACGTGATCGCCCTCACCGAGGGGGTGCCGGACCCGTGGAGCGTGGCGGCGGCCCTGCTGGCGGGCGGCCCGGAGCCCGGGGTGCGGACGACCGGGCGGGGGGCGGTGCTCCAGCTCTGCGACCGGGACGGCGTCCCGCTGGTCTCGGTGGAGTCACCTCTGGAGGTGCGTGTGCCGGGCGAGGCCGAGCGGCTGCTCGGGGTTCCCCTGGGGGACGGCATCGGCTGGTGGACCGAGATCCGGGCCGCCACGGGCGTCCCCGGGGCGGAACGGCTGGCGGGCGCGGTGGCGACCCGGCTCACCGGGCTGCTGGGCGGCGCCGTGTGGCCGCCGGACGTTTCCACGGAGGACGGCCTCGTCGACGTCTCGGACGTCACCGCCACCGAACCGCCGGAGCTCCCGGCCGTGGACGTGGTCACCGAGCGGGCCGCCGTGATCCTCCAGGACCGCCCACTGGTCGCCATGACGAGCCGGCTGTCCGAAGCCCTGCGCACCTCGGCGGACACCGACCGGGGCCTTCAGATCGTCACCCCGGGCGGCAGCCGGCTCTCGCTGCCCACCCGCACGCTCCTCACCGGGCCGCCGACCCGCTGGGTGGTGCGGGACGAGCGGTGCGGCTACTACGACGGGCTGTCCGGGGCGGTGCTCCACTGGCGGGACGGCAGCTTCGCCCCCGCCGCGGACGCCCGCGGCGAAACCCTGGTGGCCGATGCGTTCCGGGAGGTCGGCCACACCGGTGAGCGGCAGCTCGTGGTCGCGTTCCGCACCGCCCTCCCCGCCACCGAGGACCTCGTTCTCGGCGGCGGTGTGGAGGCCGCCTGGCGGGCGCTCACCGGCGGGCCCCCGGCGGGCTGGGGCGCCGCCGAGCCGGCCGGCCTCCCGTGGTCCCGCGAGGAGCTGACGTCGCTGGCGCGCCGCCGCAGCCCGCGCCCCACCTGGCTCGTCGTGGTGGGCGCGGCGGACCGCCCGGGCATCGCCACGCTGCGCGTGGACCGTGCGCCGGAGGGCGTCGCCGAGGAGGTGACCCTGGCCCTTGGGTACGGACCGGGCGAACGGCCGCCGGTGGACGCGCTGCCGGAACTGGCCGACGCCCTGGCGTCCCGGTCGGGATTGCGCTCCCTCCTCTGCCAACTGCGGCCGGCCCGCAGCGACCTGAGCGTGCCGCCGTGGTACGAGGCGCCGCCCGTGCCCCTCGCCTTCGCGCTCGGCCCTGAGGGCGTCCGGGACATCGGGCTCGCGCGCGCCGCCCGTCCGCCGCTGGCCGGCTCCCCGCTCCGCGTCGGCCCGGGCGGGCGGCCCGGTCTGTACTACCCGTTGGGCGACGGCTCGTCGCACGGGGACGGGTGGAGCGCCCTGGACCGGCTGACGCGGCACCTGCGGGGAGCCGCGCCCGTCACCGCTTGA